Within the Mucilaginibacter sp. CSA2-8R genome, the region AAACGTATTAAAGGTCAGTTTATCCTTAGCCTGCACCAATCTCCAGGTCATTTAGGCGATAATCAGCAAGCCTTTCGCATAATTTATGATTTGGGCCGCAAGACATTGGCTCGTTTTAAAGATGACGATTAAAATTGTGTAATTTAGTTTAGCTTAAACACATTACAACCATGACATCACCAATCTGCAGCCATTTAAGTCAAATTACTGAAGTAAAAACCAGCGACTCTGACGTTTGCGAAGAATGCGTTAAAAATAACAGCAGCTGGGTACACCTGCGTGTTTGCCAAACGTGCGGCGTAACGCTGTGCTGCGACTCGTCGCCCCAAAAACACATGACCAAGCATTATCATCATACCCAACACCCGGTGGTATCATCGGCCGAGGCGGGCGAACGCTGGCTGTGGTGCTACGCCGACGAAAGCTTTGCAGAATATGAATAGCAATTAGCCTATATTAACTTAGGTGTATAAAACAGAAAACTGTTT harbors:
- a CDS encoding UBP-type zinc finger domain-containing protein, translated to MTSPICSHLSQITEVKTSDSDVCEECVKNNSSWVHLRVCQTCGVTLCCDSSPQKHMTKHYHHTQHPVVSSAEAGERWLWCYADESFAEYE